In a single window of the Thermoplasmatales archaeon genome:
- the priS gene encoding DNA primase catalytic subunit PriS, whose amino-acid sequence MFGKSDSDLKLQNLFQKYYSNWSMPAVDKLQSREIGFIPFFGTMTRHRSFNDVRELSHFVSNVVPRHIYYSSAYYEYPEERVMKDKKWLGAELIFDLDADHIPGASKMTYEEILREVKKHTHRLIFEFLLGDIGLEEKDLKVFFSGGRGYHVHVVRDWIYSLSSDARREIANYVRGEGFSPIDVRRAMLEIPSKMTGWKKRIDDQVVNFYTVLNKNDQYAEILLKTFGGEKKISSYMENLNKIVAGKNVKKIEVFRTGGGEKYKYMDNNDQLVFSKIMESVISDHQCEIDEPVTTDIHRLIRMPQSLHGKSGLIVKPIHLDEFDNFDPLIDARVQEFSYQELTVDLPRDFSMSFGGVKYKLSAGLNKLPGDFSVFLVATKIASFV is encoded by the coding sequence TTGTTCGGTAAAAGTGATTCGGATCTAAAGCTTCAAAATTTATTCCAAAAATACTATTCGAACTGGTCTATGCCCGCAGTCGATAAGCTTCAATCCAGGGAGATCGGTTTTATTCCATTCTTCGGAACTATGACACGACACAGATCATTCAATGACGTACGAGAGCTCTCTCACTTTGTTTCAAATGTTGTTCCTAGACACATATACTATTCTTCTGCGTACTATGAATATCCAGAAGAACGTGTTATGAAAGACAAAAAATGGCTTGGGGCGGAGCTTATATTCGATCTTGATGCAGATCACATACCTGGTGCTTCCAAGATGACGTATGAAGAAATTTTAAGAGAAGTGAAGAAGCACACTCATAGACTCATTTTTGAATTTCTTCTAGGAGACATTGGGCTGGAAGAAAAAGACCTGAAGGTATTCTTCTCTGGCGGGAGGGGATACCACGTGCATGTTGTGAGGGACTGGATCTATTCCCTCAGTTCCGATGCTAGGCGCGAGATTGCAAACTATGTTAGAGGCGAAGGTTTTTCTCCGATTGACGTAAGGAGAGCCATGCTAGAAATTCCGAGTAAAATGACTGGGTGGAAAAAAAGAATAGATGACCAGGTTGTAAATTTCTACACAGTTCTGAATAAAAATGATCAATACGCAGAAATTCTCTTGAAGACTTTTGGCGGTGAGAAAAAAATTTCAAGTTATATGGAAAATTTGAACAAGATCGTAGCAGGAAAGAACGTCAAAAAAATTGAAGTATTCAGAACAGGAGGGGGCGAGAAATACAAGTATATGGATAACAACGATCAATTGGTGTTTTCAAAAATAATGGAATCTGTGATCAGTGATCATCAATGTGAGATAGACGAACCTGTAACTACAGACATTCACAGGCTCATTCGAATGCCTCAAAGCCTGCATGGAAAGAGTGGATTGATTGTGAAGCCAATTCATCTGGATGAATTTGATAATTTTGATCCCCTAATTGATGCTAGAGTACAGGAATTCTCATACCAAGAGCTGACAGTGGACCTTCCAAGGGATTTTAGTATGAGCTTTGGAGGTGTAAAATATAAACTGTCTGCAGGGTTGAATAAATTGCCTGGAGATTTTTCAGTTTTTCTTGTCGCAACGAAGATAGCTAGTTTTGTATAA
- a CDS encoding rubrerythrin family protein has translation MELKNSKTLENLKAGFAGESQANRRYMYFAQKADEEGYQEIAATFRTTADGETAHAFGHMKYLAKVGDPVTGEPIGTTEENLKSAIAGETYEYSQMYPGFAKVAREEGFEDIAHWFEVLTKAEKSHAKKYQETLEAMSK, from the coding sequence ATGGAACTGAAAAATAGCAAAACACTGGAGAATTTGAAAGCGGGTTTCGCTGGCGAATCACAGGCAAACAGGAGATACATGTATTTTGCGCAGAAGGCCGATGAGGAAGGTTACCAGGAAATAGCCGCAACGTTCAGGACAACTGCAGATGGAGAGACTGCTCATGCGTTTGGTCACATGAAATACCTTGCCAAGGTAGGAGATCCAGTTACAGGGGAGCCCATAGGAACAACAGAGGAAAATCTCAAGTCTGCGATTGCAGGGGAAACTTACGAATATAGCCAGATGTACCCCGGTTTTGCAAAGGTCGCCAGAGAAGAGGGATTTGAGGATATAGCCCACTGGTTTGAAGTTCTTACAAAAGCGGAGAAGTCCCACGCGAAGAAGTATCAGGAAACTCTTGAAGCAATGTCAAAGTGA
- a CDS encoding DUF3501 family protein: MTTNEIYRSEIALPIDYERVREEENRKAISIEKRRRVSTRTFSFLFESRDLVKNQIQEMVYLENMRTNEGISDLIETYADLLPTERTLSVSMFIEFESELQMMRLMKELTGVEDQVYLVFDGTEVKATPELGRSTDTLEATLQYLKFHFDNDALEKFKSCNRCTIEVRRKNYEEIGKLPDNLFAQLKSELR, from the coding sequence ATGACAACAAATGAGATCTATCGTTCCGAGATAGCTCTCCCAATCGACTACGAAAGAGTACGTGAGGAAGAGAATCGCAAAGCGATCAGCATAGAGAAACGGAGACGAGTTTCCACAAGAACATTCAGTTTTCTCTTCGAGTCAAGAGACCTTGTAAAGAACCAGATTCAGGAAATGGTCTACCTGGAGAATATGAGGACAAATGAAGGGATAAGCGATCTCATAGAAACATATGCCGATCTTCTTCCAACAGAAAGGACCCTCAGTGTCTCGATGTTCATTGAATTCGAGTCAGAATTACAGATGATGCGCCTCATGAAGGAACTCACAGGCGTGGAGGATCAGGTTTACCTTGTTTTTGACGGAACCGAAGTTAAGGCTACGCCAGAACTCGGTCGTTCCACGGATACATTGGAAGCCACGTTGCAGTACTTGAAGTTTCATTTCGATAACGATGCCTTGGAAAAGTTCAAGAGCTGCAATAGGTGTACAATAGAAGTTAGAAGAAAGAACTATGAAGAAATAGGAAAGTTGCCAGACAATCTATTTGCTCAACTCAAAAGTGAGTTAAGGTAA
- a CDS encoding acyl-CoA dehydrogenase family protein, with the protein MIEASLTDDEKDVLEYVKEFAQKEVKPLARDIDRNKEVPRKIIDRMAELGLFSSTIPKKYGGSGLSFSFFVRVMEELSKACASTALVLDGAITLFADPVNRFGSETLKQKYLTRVARGEIGGLAITEPGAGSDAASIRTTARKEGSNYIINGDKIFISNGRLARFFVVDAVTAPGKGHRGISTFVVDAGTPGFLISRDIEKLGIRGSSTVELEFHDVSIPEENLLGKENEGFHVIMETLDTGRIGIAAQALGIAEVAFDEAADYIKQRKQFGTEISNFEGIQFMIADMVTKIDSAKLLTYKAAEMFDRGENAVKISSEAKLYASDMAMKITTDCLQLFGGYGYTTDMDAERHMRDAKITQIYEGTNQIQRVIIAREALK; encoded by the coding sequence ATGATTGAAGCTTCGTTGACAGATGATGAAAAAGATGTTTTGGAATATGTTAAAGAATTTGCGCAAAAGGAAGTCAAGCCACTGGCAAGGGATATAGACAGAAACAAAGAAGTTCCAAGGAAGATTATAGATAGAATGGCAGAGTTAGGGCTGTTTTCAAGCACTATACCCAAGAAATATGGTGGTTCCGGACTCAGTTTTAGCTTTTTTGTAAGAGTCATGGAGGAGCTTTCCAAGGCGTGTGCAAGCACAGCACTGGTCCTTGACGGTGCAATTACACTATTTGCGGATCCAGTTAATCGTTTTGGCAGTGAGACCCTCAAACAGAAGTATCTTACGCGTGTAGCAAGGGGGGAAATAGGGGGTTTGGCTATAACCGAACCAGGTGCAGGCAGCGATGCAGCATCGATAAGAACAACGGCCAGGAAAGAAGGGAGCAATTATATTATTAATGGAGATAAAATTTTCATTTCCAATGGAAGGCTTGCCAGATTCTTTGTTGTTGATGCCGTAACCGCGCCTGGGAAAGGGCACAGAGGAATATCGACATTTGTTGTCGATGCAGGCACACCAGGTTTTCTCATAAGCAGGGACATAGAAAAACTTGGTATCAGAGGAAGCAGCACAGTGGAGCTGGAGTTTCATGACGTATCGATACCTGAAGAGAATCTGCTCGGGAAGGAAAATGAGGGTTTTCATGTTATAATGGAAACTCTGGATACGGGTAGGATAGGAATAGCAGCGCAGGCACTGGGAATAGCAGAAGTGGCTTTTGATGAAGCGGCGGATTACATAAAACAGAGAAAGCAATTCGGCACGGAGATATCCAACTTTGAAGGTATTCAGTTTATGATTGCGGATATGGTTACAAAGATAGATTCGGCAAAACTTCTTACATATAAAGCTGCAGAGATGTTCGATCGTGGGGAGAATGCTGTGAAAATCTCCTCTGAGGCAAAATTGTATGCATCGGACATGGCAATGAAGATCACCACCGATTGTCTTCAGCTTTTTGGCGGTTACGGTTATACCACGGACATGGATGCAGAACGGCACATGAGGGATGCTAAGATAACTCAAATTTATGAAGGGACGAACCAGATCCAGAGAGTTATCATTGCTAGGGAGGCATTAAAATAA
- a CDS encoding DUF72 domain-containing protein produces the protein MIYLGCSGWNYEDWRGSFYPRGTVDQLKYYSKVFDTVEVNSTFYRDFKPETLKSWISRVRENPRFKFTLKLPQKISHEDIFNSTQAAISDLSDFLESEVSIFQEMNAMGVVLFQIPPHFTKGLESILIDILSHVDTYKTKFFVEFRNKALYNDMQVRNKLNQINVGVVRIDSPDILVNDFREDNFGDVYFRFHGRNKADWFSPVQLGQGKYNYRYTKEELSDLSLTVKESIGFKDEIFIYFNNHPNGSAPVNALEMSEMLNLSTGITGRRLEV, from the coding sequence ATGATTTATCTGGGCTGTTCAGGGTGGAACTATGAGGACTGGAGAGGAAGTTTTTATCCACGAGGCACTGTAGACCAGCTAAAATACTATTCAAAGGTCTTCGACACCGTTGAGGTTAACTCTACATTCTACAGGGACTTTAAACCCGAAACTCTCAAGTCATGGATCTCCCGCGTAAGGGAGAATCCGAGATTCAAGTTTACGCTGAAATTGCCGCAGAAAATATCACACGAGGACATCTTCAACTCTACTCAGGCAGCCATATCTGACCTCTCCGACTTTCTAGAGTCCGAGGTTTCAATCTTTCAGGAAATGAACGCTATGGGTGTGGTTCTTTTTCAGATTCCACCGCATTTTACTAAAGGTCTTGAATCCATTCTGATCGATATCCTTTCTCATGTTGATACTTATAAGACAAAATTCTTCGTTGAATTCAGAAATAAAGCCCTGTACAACGACATGCAGGTCAGAAATAAGTTGAATCAAATTAATGTAGGTGTTGTGCGTATTGATAGTCCCGATATATTGGTCAACGATTTTCGCGAAGATAATTTTGGAGACGTATATTTTCGTTTTCATGGACGAAACAAGGCTGATTGGTTTTCTCCCGTTCAGTTGGGCCAGGGAAAATACAATTATCGTTACACTAAGGAAGAACTTTCTGACCTGTCATTGACGGTTAAGGAAAGCATAGGGTTTAAAGATGAAATATTCATATATTTTAACAACCACCCAAATGGAAGTGCACCTGTTAACGCATTGGAGATGTCGGAAATGCTTAATCTAAGTACTGGCATTACTGGGAGGCGCCTGGAAGTGTAG
- the gatD gene encoding Glu-tRNA(Gln) amidotransferase subunit GatD: MVKNKHNSVIRLRFTYKGSEFEGVLISEDQETYLVKLSNGYNLTIPRDSVNILERRELNGPEEIGSGKILSGKGKKVTLIGSGGTIASRVDYSTGAVKPVYGTEFLHGNISNFEHFELELKVLPPVFSEDMTPVNWQNIARSVYDGLKNSDGVVVMHGTDTMAYTASALAFMFEKQSGPIIFTGSQRSSDRPSSDAFLNIEGSLEFASTDLGEVCIAMHEGLSDTTINLLRGVRTRKMHSSRRDAFKSIGYPELAEYSNGKIKFKDAYRKTDDKNELKDKLESRVSLIYFNPILTNEDFETLAMNKRAVVLAGTGLGHVSNRFVPIIRQLSKSGIKFYMTTQCIYGSVNMNVYSTGRELRSAGVIPLGNMLSEVALVKSMFVFANYDSEEVDRKMKENLRGEIMDREVPFGSGEAA; encoded by the coding sequence ATGGTAAAAAACAAACATAATTCTGTAATTCGATTGAGATTTACGTATAAAGGCTCCGAATTCGAAGGTGTTCTCATATCGGAAGACCAAGAAACTTATCTTGTAAAGCTAAGCAACGGGTATAACTTAACAATACCCAGGGATTCGGTCAACATTCTGGAGAGGCGCGAGCTAAACGGGCCCGAAGAAATCGGATCCGGAAAGATCCTCTCTGGGAAAGGTAAGAAAGTAACTCTCATAGGCAGCGGGGGAACAATTGCGAGCCGTGTGGACTACTCTACAGGGGCTGTTAAGCCTGTTTATGGCACGGAATTCCTTCATGGAAACATCTCGAATTTTGAGCATTTTGAGTTGGAGTTAAAGGTGCTTCCTCCGGTATTCAGCGAAGATATGACACCTGTTAACTGGCAAAACATAGCTCGTTCTGTATATGACGGCCTCAAGAATAGTGATGGGGTCGTCGTCATGCACGGAACAGACACCATGGCTTACACAGCAAGTGCGCTCGCATTCATGTTCGAAAAACAGTCCGGCCCGATAATATTCACAGGATCGCAGAGAAGTTCTGACAGACCAAGCAGCGACGCGTTCCTTAACATAGAGGGCTCACTGGAGTTCGCGTCAACGGATCTGGGCGAAGTTTGTATAGCTATGCATGAAGGGCTTTCTGACACGACAATTAACCTGCTTAGGGGCGTTAGGACAAGAAAGATGCATTCTTCGAGAAGGGATGCATTCAAATCTATTGGCTACCCCGAATTGGCAGAATATTCAAATGGAAAAATAAAATTTAAAGATGCATATAGGAAAACGGATGACAAGAACGAGCTTAAGGACAAGCTTGAATCCAGAGTCTCGTTAATTTATTTTAACCCTATTCTTACCAATGAAGACTTTGAAACGCTTGCCATGAATAAACGTGCAGTTGTGCTGGCAGGTACCGGTCTTGGGCATGTTTCAAACAGATTTGTCCCTATCATACGTCAACTTTCCAAAAGTGGTATAAAATTCTACATGACCACACAGTGCATATACGGCAGCGTGAACATGAACGTGTACTCAACGGGTAGAGAACTTAGGTCGGCAGGTGTGATTCCGTTAGGAAATATGCTTTCTGAAGTGGCTCTTGTAAAGAGCATGTTTGTTTTTGCAAATTATGATTCCGAAGAAGTAGACAGGAAGATGAAAGAAAACCTTAGAGGCGAGATCATGGATCGTGAAGTTCCTTTCGGTAGTGGTGAGGCGGCTTGA
- the gatE gene encoding Glu-tRNA(Gln) amidotransferase subunit GatE, whose product MSNEVKQKIGLEVHIQLQGKKLFCTCATESSYELEKVVERNLRLSSGETGKFDQAAMYETQRSRGFIYHLHGNNCLVDVDEEPPHNVNSNALKRSIALSMSLNCSIVDYATFMRKIVIDGSNTTGFQRTAIIGFGGSVETSRGKVRISTVCLEEDAARKLSDNVGAATYSLERLGVPLVEISTEPDIVNAAHAIETAEKIGKLALLSGWARKGAEAIRQDVNFSSGFGRVEIKGVQKISLIESCLNYESRRHSTLAEISPKIKSGFNPERIQFIDVTEIFKDTKSKVILSGLHSGSKVYATVLTAMKGYLKNGNYRLGAEIADVTRLYGAGGIMHSDELPGYGVEKEIAPIISILKPNKDDAFAILVCGEEKIQVITKEIRSRISRILNLDLSETRFVDDNGSTHYLRPLPGRERMYPETDVAVVPIGNDILEQCKKIIPKDEEEMVASLTEAYAISRQDAASIINKGLTGSFEKLAELTGDARLSSRILNQLFHEILKKTSSRVLPDVLVDAAETCLSVGIVPSGLEKALLRHFVDGVSFINLSLMPDLQTLSHDELEKIIKDLIRDENSVTMANLIPRIKARENRIFDPKDAINIFKELSQK is encoded by the coding sequence TTGAGCAATGAAGTGAAGCAAAAAATCGGCCTTGAGGTTCACATACAGCTTCAGGGTAAAAAATTGTTCTGCACCTGTGCCACCGAATCCTCTTATGAGCTGGAAAAGGTTGTTGAAAGGAACCTAAGACTATCCTCTGGTGAGACGGGTAAATTTGACCAGGCCGCAATGTACGAGACCCAGCGCTCGCGCGGTTTTATTTACCACCTTCATGGAAACAACTGCCTCGTTGACGTAGACGAGGAACCTCCGCATAATGTAAACAGCAACGCATTAAAACGCTCAATAGCCCTCTCTATGTCTCTTAACTGTTCGATTGTAGACTATGCGACATTCATGAGGAAGATCGTAATAGACGGATCAAACACAACTGGATTTCAAAGAACTGCAATCATAGGATTTGGTGGTTCCGTCGAAACGTCTAGAGGCAAGGTACGGATCTCCACGGTTTGCCTCGAGGAGGATGCTGCTCGTAAACTGAGCGATAACGTTGGAGCGGCCACTTATTCGCTCGAGCGTCTAGGTGTACCCCTGGTTGAAATATCAACTGAGCCGGATATAGTCAATGCTGCTCATGCTATTGAGACAGCCGAAAAAATAGGAAAGCTTGCGTTATTGTCTGGATGGGCCAGAAAAGGTGCAGAAGCGATTAGGCAGGATGTAAATTTCTCATCAGGGTTCGGGAGAGTTGAGATTAAAGGGGTTCAGAAGATTTCACTTATTGAATCCTGCCTGAACTATGAAAGTCGTAGACATTCAACACTGGCAGAAATCTCGCCAAAAATAAAATCAGGTTTTAATCCCGAAAGGATACAGTTCATAGACGTTACTGAAATATTCAAAGATACAAAATCGAAAGTTATCCTCTCAGGATTGCATTCCGGAAGCAAGGTGTATGCAACAGTTCTCACGGCAATGAAAGGATATCTGAAGAATGGTAATTATAGACTTGGTGCTGAAATAGCCGATGTAACTCGTTTGTATGGTGCAGGAGGGATAATGCACTCCGATGAACTCCCCGGTTACGGTGTGGAAAAAGAGATAGCACCAATTATCTCAATCTTGAAGCCGAACAAAGACGATGCGTTTGCTATCCTAGTTTGCGGAGAAGAAAAAATACAGGTTATCACCAAAGAAATACGGAGCAGAATCTCCAGGATTCTTAATCTTGACCTTTCCGAGACCAGATTCGTGGACGATAACGGAAGCACGCACTATCTCAGGCCTCTTCCAGGGCGCGAAAGGATGTACCCAGAAACGGATGTTGCAGTCGTGCCGATCGGCAATGACATACTTGAACAGTGTAAGAAAATTATTCCGAAAGACGAGGAGGAGATGGTTGCAAGTCTCACGGAAGCTTACGCAATTTCAAGGCAGGATGCCGCTTCCATCATAAACAAGGGCTTGACCGGTTCTTTTGAAAAACTTGCAGAACTTACGGGGGATGCACGGTTGTCATCTCGAATTCTCAACCAACTTTTCCATGAGATACTTAAGAAGACCTCATCACGCGTTTTGCCTGATGTTCTTGTTGACGCTGCAGAAACGTGTCTCTCAGTTGGAATTGTTCCATCTGGACTTGAAAAGGCACTCTTAAGGCATTTTGTTGATGGGGTAAGTTTCATAAATCTTTCACTTATGCCGGATCTCCAGACATTGAGTCATGATGAGCTGGAGAAGATCATAAAAGATCTAATCCGCGATGAAAATAGCGTAACAATGGCGAATCTTATCCCAAGAATAAAAGCAAGAGAAAACCGCATATTCGATCCTAAAGATGCTATCAATATCTTCAAGGAACTATCTCAGAAATAG
- the ndhC gene encoding NADH-quinone oxidoreductase subunit A encodes MLDGYIPLLIVLVLLIAGMIGLFSVLPSLSEGRYKRSKGVSLKIDDIVSSMVKEKGPDVKDGAYLETYESGEVARGDIGKFVTVQYFVIILLFVVFDIDIVLLFPWAMDFKALGILPFIETLVFLAMPLFVVLYAFKEGYMRWMK; translated from the coding sequence ATGTTGGACGGCTACATCCCTTTACTCATCGTCCTTGTGCTTTTGATTGCAGGGATGATTGGTCTCTTTAGTGTTCTACCGTCTCTTAGCGAAGGACGGTATAAGAGGTCCAAAGGTGTTTCGTTAAAAATTGATGACATAGTTTCTTCTATGGTGAAGGAAAAAGGTCCAGATGTCAAGGACGGGGCGTATCTGGAGACTTATGAATCCGGTGAGGTGGCACGCGGTGATATTGGGAAGTTTGTCACCGTACAATATTTCGTAATAATACTCCTGTTTGTTGTTTTTGATATCGACATTGTACTGCTTTTTCCGTGGGCAATGGATTTCAAAGCCCTAGGGATTTTGCCGTTTATTGAAACGCTGGTTTTCCTTGCTATGCCATTATTCGTCGTTCTATACGCATTCAAAGAAGGTTATATGAGGTGGATGAAATGA
- a CDS encoding NADH-quinone oxidoreductase subunit B produces MKTGETGILTTTLEKALEWGRSNSLWPLTFGLACCAIEMMAIQASDLDISRFGSEIFRNSPRQSDLMIVSGTVTKKMAPRVRRLYDEMPYPKYVIAQGVCVIQGGPYNQGYSVVLGVDKVIPVDVYVPGCPPTPEALTHGLILLQKKIRHETDR; encoded by the coding sequence ATGAAGACGGGAGAAACAGGAATCCTCACGACCACTCTAGAAAAGGCGCTTGAGTGGGGGCGAAGCAATTCGCTCTGGCCACTTACCTTCGGATTGGCTTGTTGTGCAATAGAAATGATGGCTATTCAAGCTTCTGACCTGGATATCTCTCGATTTGGCAGTGAAATATTCAGGAATTCGCCAAGACAGTCCGACCTTATGATTGTATCCGGAACCGTAACAAAAAAGATGGCTCCGCGAGTTAGGAGGCTATATGACGAAATGCCTTATCCTAAGTATGTTATCGCTCAGGGGGTTTGTGTAATACAGGGTGGACCATATAATCAGGGGTACTCTGTTGTTCTTGGTGTTGACAAGGTAATACCTGTGGATGTTTATGTTCCTGGATGCCCTCCGACTCCGGAAGCGCTCACCCATGGCCTTATACTGCTGCAGAAGAAGATCAGGCACGAGACGGACAGGTGA
- a CDS encoding NADH-quinone oxidoreductase subunit C — translation MVEVIEESIGKDGRKVIKVAKENLIALMKDLKSQGYDHLSLITGIDRKDKLEVVYHLHNMKEDKYLVIKTETLDERVPSLTSLYSSADWDEREQYDLMGIVFEGHPNLKRLFLPESWVGHPLRKNYDLSKVQYINMDENGDDYATFDPGDGW, via the coding sequence ATGGTGGAAGTAATTGAAGAATCAATTGGTAAGGATGGGCGAAAAGTAATCAAAGTTGCAAAAGAGAATTTAATAGCCCTTATGAAAGATTTGAAATCACAGGGATATGACCATCTTTCTTTGATTACAGGAATTGATCGTAAGGACAAACTGGAAGTTGTATATCATTTACATAACATGAAGGAAGACAAATATCTCGTGATAAAAACTGAGACGTTGGACGAGCGAGTGCCAAGTCTTACTTCCTTGTACAGCAGTGCTGACTGGGACGAGCGCGAACAGTATGACCTCATGGGTATCGTCTTTGAGGGCCACCCTAACCTCAAGAGGCTGTTTCTGCCAGAGTCGTGGGTCGGGCATCCACTAAGAAAGAATTACGATCTCTCAAAAGTTCAGTATATCAACATGGACGAGAATGGCGACGATTATGCAACTTTTGATCCAGGGGATGGCTGGTAA
- a CDS encoding NADH-quinone oxidoreductase subunit D, which produces MLKEDNESANGNKWVELNMGPQHPSMHGVLRLRVKLDGEIVKECEPIIGYLHRNAEKLCELDYYCDATVYFDRMDYVGAMNMEVGYLEAAEKLLDIPPPERAQWIRLIMAELNRIAAHLVWTGAFGLDLGMLTPFFYCFAEREKIQRIFVDISGSRQQLNYMSIGGVYQDINEKIIYDIEQFIDQFPKKLEDINKTYIKNDIFLSRNKGLGILEPEVALDYGVTGPILRASGIDYDIRKKEPYLMYDKVNFDVPVSYKKDNLARYLVRIEEMRQSIKILKQAIKKIPDGPYFNPKAKKPLMIRLRGDGDVYARTESSKGEFGVYLVGDGGVKPYRVRVRSPTFKNLSVAPVLVKDQMIADLIAILGTFDLVFGEIDR; this is translated from the coding sequence ATGCTTAAAGAGGATAACGAATCTGCCAACGGAAACAAGTGGGTTGAACTCAACATGGGCCCACAGCACCCATCCATGCATGGCGTCCTAAGGCTTAGGGTGAAACTTGATGGAGAAATAGTGAAGGAATGTGAACCGATCATTGGCTACCTTCACAGAAACGCCGAAAAGTTGTGTGAACTAGATTATTACTGTGATGCCACTGTTTATTTTGATCGAATGGACTATGTTGGGGCAATGAACATGGAGGTCGGATATCTTGAAGCCGCTGAGAAATTGCTGGATATACCACCTCCTGAAAGGGCACAGTGGATCCGCCTGATAATGGCCGAACTTAACAGGATTGCTGCTCATCTTGTCTGGACAGGTGCATTTGGCTTGGATCTTGGCATGTTAACTCCTTTCTTCTATTGCTTTGCTGAGAGGGAAAAAATACAGCGTATATTTGTTGATATAAGCGGATCAAGGCAACAGCTCAATTACATGAGCATAGGTGGCGTGTACCAGGATATAAATGAAAAGATTATCTATGATATTGAACAATTCATAGATCAATTTCCAAAGAAACTGGAGGACATAAACAAGACCTACATCAAAAACGACATCTTTCTCTCAAGGAACAAAGGATTGGGGATACTAGAACCTGAGGTAGCCCTCGATTATGGTGTCACTGGCCCAATACTGAGAGCATCCGGGATTGACTACGATATAAGGAAGAAAGAACCATATCTTATGTACGATAAGGTAAACTTCGACGTCCCAGTATCATATAAGAAGGATAACCTTGCAAGATATCTTGTAAGAATAGAGGAGATGAGGCAATCAATAAAGATACTGAAGCAGGCAATAAAGAAAATCCCTGACGGTCCTTACTTTAATCCGAAAGCCAAGAAACCCTTGATGATAAGACTCAGAGGAGATGGTGACGTGTATGCAAGGACTGAATCTTCAAAAGGAGAATTTGGTGTATATCTGGTTGGCGACGGCGGAGTGAAGCCTTACCGTGTGCGTGTAAGGAGTCCAACTTTTAAGAATCTTAGTGTTGCACCTGTACTGGTGAAAGATCAAATGATTGCCGATCTGATAGCTATTCTGGGAACCTTTGATCTTGTTTTCGGAGAGATTGACAGATGA